A window of the bacterium HR11 genome harbors these coding sequences:
- the lytB gene encoding Amidase enhancer: MRGIGSVSSGVRQFGDSAVRQMGRWAVGPSGRPDTHAGSLSPILRPASPIRNPILAAFLLLLALLPACRTARPPGYPRTTPEVRREEALPASMIRVGLVETADPIELQCPQGCKVQQGASEVRRLKEGEVLRVVPILQDSNGGPAVSVGFWIQVAALQAPSQAEALRDRLRRQFPEAPDWRIEAFRDRWRVRAGPWTDEAAARAFLRRLQQAGYEGWLDRGQAGSGRPSLAAFQLIVGSWVATVPADTPLAITSDSALTWRGQRYPGTLRVMPLPDGKVALVNVLPLELYLVGVLVQELNPQKFPALEALKAQAVAARTYAVRNRNGYAARGYDICATPACQVYAGVPEPEQAPLAYTAVAETRGEVLTYGGEPIQAFYTSTCGGHTDSAEFIFPRFAAPYLQGVPCPDDAGSAARMVEGAPIADLWTSPAVARGFVGWVHEARLWPIDGTLSEAARWERWADIWADLLHPSSLPDGPPGASDGGDSPRRPAPSSMRPPNRRQLLQALGRPLQDPRWDELLLPNDTRVLDRLAQGLQGDLDGDFRRGLLWLLLAAPDIAARWLDGDVDWQKPVRFDEWLYVYGRWRSFQRPPDVSEAVVLDVGDGRLRLQDPGGRLWDVAWGPFTVVLQRWGETWLGGWALLGPGDRVQVVLHEDHLDYVESSRPTGWVGTADRNSPYAWWTVELDGPEVVRRLRSACPAWEGDLRQVVPLQITPYGRVVHLRFVSSTGQTCELRGLSIRTVLGLRELRFRVWPVMGPDGNVQRLLVVGRGWGHGVGLCQTGAFGMALRGLDYRVILQHYYPGTRIEQFGTESGR; the protein is encoded by the coding sequence ATGAGGGGCATCGGTAGCGTGAGTTCGGGAGTTCGGCAGTTCGGGGATTCGGCAGTTCGGCAGATGGGCAGATGGGCAGTTGGGCCATCGGGCCGTCCGGACACCCATGCCGGTTCCTTATCCCCTATCCTGCGTCCTGCATCCCCAATTCGCAATCCTATCCTCGCCGCTTTCCTCCTGCTCCTGGCCCTCCTCCCTGCCTGTCGGACGGCCCGGCCGCCGGGATACCCCAGGACGACGCCGGAAGTTCGTAGGGAAGAAGCTCTGCCCGCCTCGATGATCCGGGTCGGCCTCGTCGAGACGGCCGACCCCATCGAGTTGCAGTGCCCGCAAGGCTGTAAAGTTCAGCAGGGGGCTTCAGAAGTCCGGCGGTTGAAGGAAGGGGAAGTCTTACGGGTCGTGCCCATCCTGCAGGACTCGAACGGCGGGCCGGCGGTGTCCGTCGGCTTCTGGATTCAGGTCGCCGCCCTCCAGGCCCCGTCCCAGGCGGAGGCCCTCCGGGACCGACTCCGCCGGCAGTTTCCCGAGGCGCCCGACTGGCGCATCGAGGCCTTCCGAGACCGGTGGCGGGTCCGGGCCGGGCCGTGGACGGACGAAGCCGCCGCCCGAGCGTTTCTCCGGCGTCTTCAGCAAGCCGGCTACGAAGGCTGGCTGGACCGAGGGCAAGCCGGGTCCGGCCGCCCGAGTCTGGCGGCCTTCCAGCTCATCGTCGGCTCATGGGTGGCGACCGTACCGGCCGACACGCCTCTGGCGATAACGAGCGACTCGGCCCTCACGTGGCGGGGCCAGCGCTACCCCGGGACCCTTCGGGTCATGCCCCTGCCCGACGGGAAGGTCGCCCTCGTGAACGTGCTTCCCCTGGAGCTGTACCTGGTCGGCGTGCTCGTCCAAGAGTTGAATCCCCAGAAGTTCCCGGCTCTGGAGGCCCTCAAAGCCCAGGCCGTCGCCGCCCGGACGTATGCGGTCCGCAACCGGAACGGCTATGCGGCTCGGGGTTACGACATCTGCGCGACACCGGCCTGTCAGGTCTATGCGGGCGTGCCGGAACCCGAGCAGGCGCCCCTGGCTTACACGGCCGTCGCCGAGACCCGGGGCGAGGTCCTGACTTACGGGGGCGAGCCCATCCAGGCCTTCTACACGAGTACCTGCGGAGGCCACACGGACTCGGCCGAATTCATCTTTCCGCGGTTTGCGGCGCCCTACCTGCAGGGTGTCCCCTGTCCCGACGACGCCGGGTCGGCGGCCCGGATGGTCGAGGGCGCTCCGATAGCGGACCTGTGGACCTCGCCGGCGGTGGCCCGGGGCTTCGTCGGATGGGTCCATGAGGCCCGTCTCTGGCCCATCGACGGGACGCTTTCGGAGGCGGCCCGCTGGGAACGCTGGGCCGATATCTGGGCGGACCTCCTCCACCCGTCAAGCCTCCCCGATGGACCTCCCGGTGCTTCCGACGGAGGCGATTCGCCCCGGCGGCCAGCCCCGTCCTCGATGAGGCCGCCGAACCGCCGCCAGCTCCTCCAAGCACTTGGCCGTCCGCTCCAGGACCCTCGTTGGGATGAACTCCTCTTGCCGAATGACACGCGGGTCCTGGACCGCCTGGCCCAGGGCCTCCAAGGCGACCTGGACGGCGACTTTCGCCGGGGCCTCTTGTGGCTCCTCCTGGCGGCGCCTGACATAGCGGCCCGTTGGTTGGACGGCGACGTGGACTGGCAGAAGCCGGTGCGTTTCGACGAATGGCTCTATGTCTACGGCCGGTGGCGATCATTCCAGCGCCCCCCGGACGTGTCCGAGGCCGTCGTCCTCGACGTCGGGGACGGCCGCCTCCGGCTCCAGGACCCCGGCGGCCGCCTCTGGGACGTCGCCTGGGGACCCTTCACGGTCGTCCTTCAGCGCTGGGGCGAGACCTGGCTCGGGGGATGGGCCCTCCTCGGACCCGGCGACCGGGTCCAGGTCGTCCTTCACGAAGACCACCTGGATTACGTCGAGAGCTCGCGCCCGACGGGGTGGGTCGGGACGGCGGACCGGAACTCGCCGTACGCCTGGTGGACGGTCGAGCTGGACGGCCCGGAGGTCGTCCGGCGGCTTCGGTCGGCCTGTCCTGCATGGGAGGGGGACCTGCGACAAGTCGTCCCCTTGCAGATAACGCCCTACGGCCGGGTCGTCCACCTGCGGTTTGTGTCCTCGACGGGACAGACGTGTGAACTCCGGGGTCTCTCGATCCGGACCGTCTTGGGCTTGCGAGAATTGCGGTTCCGGGTATGGCCGGTCATGGGTCCCGATGGGAACGTTCAGCGCCTCCTCGTCGTCGGCCGGGGCTGGGGCCATGGAGTCGGCCTCTGCCAGACGGGTGCCTTCGGGATGGCCCTCCGGGGCCTCGACTACCGGGTCATCCTCCAGCATTACTATCCGGGTACCCGCATCGAACAGTTCGGTACGGAATCGGGCAGATAA
- the gltX gene encoding Glutamate--tRNA ligase, which translates to MTVRVRFAPSPTGYLHVGGARTALFNWLFARKHGGTFILRIEDTDVERSSAEMVEGILEALRWLGLDWDEGPYYQSQRLALYREVAHALWRRGYAYPCFCDPAVLEQEREAARAQGRPWKYDRRCDRLDRSEQERRVQAGQPYALRFRVPEDVTLRFEDGVHGAVEFALRDVEDFVLLRSDGYPTYQLAVVVDDHDMRVTHVIRGDDHIANTPKQILIYRAMDWPLPAFAHVPLILGPDRSRLSKRHGAVSVLAYRDEGYLPEALRNYLALLGWYPPGGQEILSLEDMVRLFDLRDVNKANPIFDIQKLQWMNAEYIRQLPDDVLLERLRPFLERRGWWADVQAHPERYRRRVGLLKSRARLLTDFLTMGEAFFTEDYTIDPEAAAQRWTDARLPALVETLADRLAELTEFTAPAIEATVRAVAEQASVKPAVLIHAVRVALTGRTVGPGLFELMEVLGQDTVVRRLRRILPRLGEMGVRP; encoded by the coding sequence ATGACGGTACGTGTGCGCTTCGCCCCCAGTCCGACGGGCTATCTGCACGTCGGGGGGGCGCGGACGGCGTTGTTTAACTGGCTGTTTGCCCGAAAGCACGGTGGGACCTTTATCCTGCGGATCGAGGACACGGACGTCGAGCGGTCCTCGGCTGAAATGGTCGAGGGCATCCTCGAGGCTCTTCGGTGGTTGGGCCTCGATTGGGACGAGGGCCCCTACTATCAGTCCCAGCGGCTGGCTCTCTACCGGGAAGTGGCCCACGCCTTGTGGCGGCGGGGGTACGCCTACCCCTGCTTTTGCGACCCGGCCGTCCTGGAGCAGGAACGGGAAGCGGCTCGGGCGCAGGGCCGGCCTTGGAAGTACGACCGGCGATGCGACCGTCTGGACCGGTCCGAGCAGGAGCGTCGGGTCCAAGCGGGTCAGCCCTACGCCTTGCGGTTTCGAGTCCCCGAGGACGTCACCCTGCGGTTTGAGGACGGCGTCCACGGGGCTGTCGAGTTTGCCCTCCGGGACGTCGAGGACTTTGTCCTCCTTCGGTCGGACGGCTATCCGACGTACCAGCTGGCCGTCGTCGTCGACGACCACGACATGCGGGTGACCCATGTCATCCGGGGCGACGACCACATCGCCAATACGCCGAAGCAGATCCTCATCTATCGGGCGATGGACTGGCCCCTCCCGGCCTTTGCCCACGTGCCCCTCATCCTGGGGCCTGACCGGTCCCGGCTCAGCAAGCGGCATGGGGCCGTGTCCGTCCTGGCCTATCGGGACGAGGGCTACCTTCCGGAGGCCCTCCGGAATTACTTGGCTTTGTTAGGATGGTACCCCCCGGGGGGCCAGGAAATTCTCTCCTTAGAGGATATGGTCCGCCTGTTTGACCTTCGGGACGTCAACAAGGCGAATCCCATCTTTGACATCCAGAAGCTCCAGTGGATGAACGCCGAGTATATCCGTCAGCTCCCGGACGACGTGCTCCTCGAGCGGCTCCGGCCGTTTTTGGAGCGCCGGGGTTGGTGGGCCGACGTGCAGGCCCACCCGGAACGGTACCGCCGCCGGGTCGGTCTCTTGAAGAGCCGTGCCCGGTTATTGACCGATTTTCTAACGATGGGCGAAGCCTTCTTTACGGAAGATTACACGATCGACCCCGAGGCGGCCGCCCAGCGGTGGACCGATGCCCGTCTGCCGGCGTTGGTGGAAACGCTGGCCGACCGCTTGGCCGAATTGACGGAATTTACCGCGCCGGCCATCGAGGCCACGGTCCGGGCGGTGGCCGAGCAGGCCTCGGTCAAGCCGGCCGTCCTGATTCACGCTGTCCGGGTCGCCCTGACGGGCCGCACGGTCGGCCCGGGCCTGTTTGAACTGATGGAGGTCTTGGGACAGGATACGGTCGTCCGGCGGCTCCGGCGGATCCTGCCCCGGCTTGGGGAGATGGGAGTGAGGCCGTAA
- a CDS encoding Glucose 1-dehydrogenase codes for MLEGLVVAVLGASSGLAEASLHALAERGAHLVLMGRRRGVLEGRARQIRERWDRPVQVVVGDIQDEETWHRLWAAMMDLPGRPFGWVCFVGDPGRLPADQWSVPNLARLFAVNAAAPLLALRDWARRMKATGHDGNAVLFASMQAVYPVEDSLPYALGKAALVHGARILAKEFGTPPPIRVNVIAPGVTEAGMALASIAQGKYRPYVERGVIPRYGRPEDVARAVVFLMAPDLYMTGQVLLLDGGLTLRRDLR; via the coding sequence ATGCTGGAGGGTCTGGTCGTCGCCGTGTTGGGTGCCAGTAGCGGTCTCGCCGAGGCGAGTCTTCATGCCTTGGCCGAACGAGGCGCCCATCTTGTCCTGATGGGCCGCCGTCGAGGGGTCCTGGAAGGGCGGGCCCGACAAATTCGGGAACGGTGGGACCGGCCTGTCCAGGTCGTCGTCGGGGACATTCAAGACGAAGAGACCTGGCATCGGCTCTGGGCGGCGATGATGGACCTCCCGGGCCGTCCCTTTGGGTGGGTGTGCTTCGTCGGGGACCCTGGCCGGCTCCCCGCCGACCAGTGGTCGGTCCCGAACCTGGCCCGGCTGTTTGCCGTCAATGCGGCGGCGCCCCTGCTGGCCTTGCGGGACTGGGCCCGCCGGATGAAGGCGACCGGCCACGACGGCAATGCCGTCCTATTCGCCAGTATGCAGGCCGTGTATCCTGTCGAAGATAGCCTGCCCTATGCCTTGGGAAAGGCCGCCCTCGTCCATGGGGCCCGGATCTTGGCGAAGGAGTTCGGGACGCCCCCGCCGATCCGGGTGAATGTCATCGCCCCGGGTGTCACAGAAGCCGGGATGGCCCTGGCCAGCATCGCCCAGGGCAAGTATCGGCCTTATGTCGAACGGGGCGTCATCCCTCGATATGGTCGCCCGGAAGACGTGGCCCGGGCCGTCGTCTTCCTGATGGCCCCGGACCTCTACATGACGGGCCAGGTCCTCCTCCTGGACGGGGGCCTCACGCTTCGCCGAGACCTCCGTTAA
- the lexA gene encoding LexA repressor codes for MSVMTPKMKRVYEYILRFYEQHGYAPTYRDIMREFGFTSAASAHKYVYRLAREGFLRRLPRRHRGIELAPSPGWAEGGVVHLPMMGYIAAGHPIEKVTTQETVPVPQLMIGHKRAYVLRVRGNSMIEDHILDGDYIIVEDRPVAHNGEIVVAEVDGEVTLKRFYTRGDRVVLQPANAEMAPLVLPPDKVRIHGIAIGLLRRL; via the coding sequence ATGAGCGTGATGACGCCCAAGATGAAGCGGGTCTACGAGTACATCCTGCGTTTTTACGAACAGCATGGGTACGCTCCGACCTACCGGGACATCATGCGGGAGTTCGGCTTCACGTCGGCGGCTTCGGCTCACAAGTACGTCTACCGGCTGGCTCGCGAGGGCTTCCTGCGTCGCCTGCCTCGCCGGCATCGGGGCATCGAACTGGCGCCGTCCCCCGGCTGGGCCGAGGGCGGGGTCGTCCACCTGCCCATGATGGGCTACATCGCCGCCGGTCATCCTATCGAAAAGGTCACGACCCAAGAGACGGTCCCCGTCCCCCAACTGATGATCGGTCACAAGCGGGCTTACGTCCTGCGTGTGCGGGGCAACTCCATGATCGAGGACCATATCCTGGACGGGGATTACATCATCGTCGAGGATCGTCCGGTGGCCCATAACGGCGAGATCGTCGTCGCCGAAGTCGACGGCGAGGTCACGCTGAAGCGCTTCTATACCCGGGGGGACCGAGTCGTCCTTCAGCCGGCGAATGCGGAGATGGCGCCCCTGGTCCTGCCGCCCGATAAGGTCCGCATCCACGGCATCGCCATCGGCCTCCTCCGGCGTCTGTAA
- the catD_2 gene encoding 3-oxoadipate enol-lactonase 2, producing MSHEPIEGAGGESGREPAGRVRAVPGTRDLILLLHRGQAMSTFLPSTGLDVALHGPAVVFLHAFPMNRRMWRPQVEALAESGIPCVALDYPGFGDVPPWPFPPTIDDYARYVLDALEALGVPQAVFVGLSMGGYVALALYRQAPDRFRGLVLADTRATADTEAARERRFQLIEATRRARSVEPLIEAHIDKFFTPRTRAERPAVVEEAERLMRQTSPTGAVQALWAMADRPDSTDLLARMNFPVLVVVGAEDPLTPPAEAQAMAERLPQADLVVLPEAAHLANMERPEAFNEALRRYLAGVL from the coding sequence ATGAGCCATGAGCCGATAGAGGGCGCTGGAGGCGAAAGCGGGCGAGAGCCCGCGGGCCGGGTCCGAGCCGTGCCCGGCACCCGGGACCTAATCCTGCTCTTGCATCGGGGTCAAGCCATGTCGACTTTTCTTCCATCGACCGGTCTGGACGTCGCCCTTCACGGGCCGGCTGTCGTATTCCTCCATGCGTTTCCCATGAACCGCCGGATGTGGCGACCCCAGGTCGAGGCCCTGGCCGAGTCGGGGATTCCCTGCGTCGCCCTGGACTATCCCGGCTTTGGGGATGTCCCGCCGTGGCCGTTCCCACCGACGATCGACGACTACGCCCGATACGTCCTGGACGCCTTGGAAGCCCTGGGCGTCCCTCAGGCGGTATTCGTGGGCCTCAGCATGGGCGGGTATGTGGCCCTGGCCCTGTACCGTCAGGCCCCGGACCGGTTCCGCGGTCTCGTCCTGGCCGACACGAGAGCCACGGCCGACACGGAGGCGGCCCGGGAGCGCCGCTTCCAGCTCATCGAGGCGACCCGCCGGGCCCGGTCCGTCGAACCCCTCATCGAAGCGCACATCGACAAGTTTTTTACGCCTCGCACTCGGGCCGAGCGACCGGCCGTCGTCGAAGAGGCAGAACGACTGATGCGGCAAACCTCCCCCACCGGGGCCGTCCAGGCCCTGTGGGCCATGGCCGACCGCCCGGACTCGACAGACCTGTTAGCCCGGATGAATTTCCCGGTCCTCGTCGTCGTCGGGGCCGAAGACCCCTTGACGCCGCCGGCCGAAGCGCAGGCGATGGCCGAGCGTCTACCGCAAGCCGACCTGGTCGTCCTCCCGGAGGCCGCCCACCTGGCCAATATGGAACGACCCGAGGCGTTCAACGAGGCCCTGCGGCGGTACCTCGCTGGCGTCCTGTAG
- the garA gene encoding Glycogen accumulation regulator GarA → MIIQCPTCRRKYQFDESRLTGRLEVKFRCPVCGTVFSAKNPALIPQAPTAVHTPNPFRQEVPEAGEATLLSTAQGRDLALPEDRRLALAVLRGEEVGRVYPIDRPRMTIGRKDADIVIPDLEVSRLHAVIEVYKDRVVLKDLGSTNGTYVDEKPIKTAYLQDRSEFRVGSTVLMLIVTPIEEAAG, encoded by the coding sequence ATGATCATCCAATGCCCCACATGCCGACGGAAGTATCAATTCGATGAGTCACGGCTGACAGGCCGCCTGGAAGTCAAGTTCCGTTGTCCGGTATGTGGGACCGTCTTCAGTGCGAAGAATCCGGCCCTTATCCCTCAGGCCCCCACGGCAGTCCATACGCCGAATCCTTTCCGTCAGGAGGTCCCGGAGGCCGGTGAGGCCACCTTGCTGAGCACGGCCCAGGGCCGGGACCTGGCCCTCCCGGAGGACCGCCGCCTCGCCCTGGCCGTCCTCCGGGGCGAGGAAGTCGGTCGAGTTTACCCCATCGACCGCCCGCGCATGACGATTGGCCGAAAGGACGCCGATATCGTGATTCCCGACCTGGAAGTCTCCCGTCTGCATGCCGTCATCGAGGTCTACAAGGACCGTGTCGTGCTGAAGGACTTAGGAAGCACGAACGGGACCTATGTGGACGAGAAGCCGATTAAGACGGCTTATCTCCAGGACCGCAGTGAGTTTCGAGTCGGGAGCACCGTCCTGATGCTGATCGTCACGCCCATCGAGGAGGCCGCCGGCTGA
- the tkt_3 gene encoding Transketolase produces the protein MEKPEASVDELCVNTIRFLAVDAVEKARSGHPGAPLGAAPMAYVLWDRFLRHNPANPLWPDRDRFVLSMGHASMLLYALLYLTGYPLSMEEVQNFRQWGSRTPGHPERDPEVGIETTTGPLGQGFGNAVGMAIAEAFLARRYNRPGFPVVDHYTYVMASDGDMMEGVSHEAASLAGHLRLGKLIVLYDDNRVTIDGSTDLAFSEDVALRFQAYGWHVQRVADGNDLEALDQALRRARAETERPSLIIVRTHIGYGSPYQDSERAHGEPLGPEAVRATKERLGWPPEPAFYVPPEALAHMRRAVERGRAWETEWRQTYEAWARAYPDLAEEWEMAHQRRLPDGWDADLPRFYPTEAGIATRDASSEFLNTVARRIPYLIGGSADLSHSNKTYLKGLGDFLAGRYEGRNIHFGVREHAMGTVLTGMVLHGGLIAYGGTFLIFSDYMRPTLRLAAMMRIPVIYVFTHDSVGLGEDGPTHQPVEHLPSLRAIPHMTVLRPADANETIAAWHWALQYREGPVALVLTRQKVPVLDPDRYPIWDGVPRGAYVLQEATGSRPRLILIATGSEVHLALRAQARLEAEGIPTRVVSMPSWELFERQPPAYRHHVLPPDVPARLAIEAASPLGWERWVGDHGDVLGLRRFGASAPYPVIFEKLGFTVEHVVERARRLVKGG, from the coding sequence ATGGAGAAACCGGAGGCTTCGGTCGACGAGCTATGCGTCAACACGATCCGGTTTTTGGCCGTCGACGCCGTCGAGAAGGCCCGTTCGGGTCATCCAGGGGCGCCCCTGGGAGCGGCCCCGATGGCCTATGTCTTGTGGGACCGCTTCTTGCGGCACAATCCGGCGAATCCCCTATGGCCCGACCGAGACCGTTTCGTCCTCTCGATGGGGCACGCCTCGATGCTTCTGTACGCCCTGCTGTACCTGACGGGGTACCCCCTGTCGATGGAGGAGGTCCAAAACTTCCGGCAGTGGGGGAGCCGGACGCCGGGCCATCCCGAACGGGACCCCGAGGTCGGCATCGAGACGACGACGGGTCCCCTCGGGCAGGGGTTCGGGAACGCCGTCGGCATGGCCATCGCCGAGGCGTTTCTGGCCCGGCGGTACAACCGGCCCGGCTTTCCCGTCGTCGACCACTACACGTACGTGATGGCCAGCGACGGCGATATGATGGAAGGCGTCAGTCACGAGGCCGCCTCCTTGGCCGGCCACCTGCGCCTGGGGAAGCTCATCGTCCTGTACGACGACAACCGCGTGACCATCGACGGGTCGACGGACCTGGCCTTCAGCGAGGACGTCGCCCTGCGCTTTCAGGCCTACGGATGGCACGTCCAGCGGGTCGCCGACGGCAACGACCTGGAGGCCCTCGATCAGGCCCTCCGCCGGGCCCGGGCTGAGACGGAGCGACCGAGCCTGATCATCGTCCGGACGCACATCGGCTACGGCAGTCCCTACCAAGATTCCGAGCGGGCCCACGGCGAGCCCCTCGGACCGGAGGCCGTCCGGGCCACGAAGGAGCGACTCGGGTGGCCCCCCGAGCCGGCTTTTTATGTGCCGCCGGAGGCGCTGGCCCACATGCGCCGGGCCGTCGAGCGGGGCCGGGCCTGGGAAACGGAATGGCGGCAGACGTATGAGGCTTGGGCCCGGGCGTATCCGGACCTGGCCGAGGAATGGGAAATGGCCCACCAGCGCCGGCTCCCCGACGGCTGGGACGCCGACCTGCCCCGGTTCTATCCGACCGAGGCCGGCATCGCCACGCGGGACGCATCCAGTGAATTTCTCAACACAGTCGCCCGTCGAATTCCGTACCTCATCGGGGGTTCGGCCGACCTCAGCCATTCGAACAAGACTTACTTGAAGGGTTTGGGGGACTTTCTGGCCGGCCGCTACGAGGGTCGGAACATCCACTTCGGCGTGCGGGAACACGCCATGGGGACGGTCCTGACGGGGATGGTCCTCCACGGGGGCCTGATTGCATACGGGGGAACCTTCCTCATCTTCAGCGACTACATGCGGCCGACCCTCCGACTGGCGGCCATGATGCGGATCCCCGTCATCTACGTGTTCACCCACGACAGCGTCGGCCTCGGAGAGGACGGACCGACGCATCAGCCCGTCGAGCACCTGCCCTCCCTGCGGGCGATCCCCCACATGACGGTCCTCCGGCCCGCCGACGCCAACGAAACGATCGCCGCCTGGCACTGGGCGCTCCAGTATCGGGAAGGCCCCGTCGCCCTCGTCCTGACCCGCCAAAAGGTCCCGGTCCTGGACCCCGACCGCTACCCGATATGGGACGGCGTCCCCCGCGGCGCTTACGTCTTGCAGGAAGCGACCGGCTCGCGGCCCCGTCTCATCCTGATAGCGACGGGCTCGGAAGTCCACCTGGCCCTCCGGGCGCAGGCCCGCCTGGAGGCCGAGGGCATCCCGACGCGGGTCGTCTCGATGCCGTCTTGGGAACTCTTCGAGCGCCAGCCGCCGGCCTACCGGCACCACGTCCTACCTCCAGACGTCCCGGCTCGACTGGCCATCGAGGCGGCCTCGCCCCTCGGTTGGGAACGGTGGGTCGGCGACCACGGAGACGTGCTGGGCCTGCGGCGATTTGGCGCTTCCGCCCCTTATCCGGTCATCTTTGAAAAGCTGGGCTTTACCGTCGAGCACGTCGTCGAGCGGGCCCGACGCCTGGTGAAGGGCGGGTAA